The Catharus ustulatus isolate bCatUst1 chromosome 16, bCatUst1.pri.v2, whole genome shotgun sequence genome window below encodes:
- the NLRC3 gene encoding NLR family CARD domain-containing protein 3 isoform X2 encodes MDLGSRRKHHFMIVFLSLLGSNFSSCCPALSAANKASCQDFGMVSLRGGLGQGTEEGSGSPLLPSESEPILHCCLSLSPLTFPGLVQDPPVPLCCPTGTWIQRYHRQLARSISPQFLEDIIRHLRRLELLTAEEAAQVQAASPLPEQVRAVVDVLAGKGSHASQSLQSFIQTSNSQLYLHITVYEPMVQKHLESLQSSCGNGLETGALQRLTNLLLVEGLTDIQQKEHDILQVETTKGLPNVSKSIPLEKLFLPLSKVSIPPRISVTIGVAGIGKSTLVKLFVCSWAKGEINRDIMFVLPLTFRELNTYEKLSAERLICSAFPHIPEPGCIAAGAARTLLILDGLDEFKTPLDFSNAAVCTDPKKEIQVDNLITNIIRGNLLQEASVWVTSRPAAARQIPSGLVDRMTEIRGFGAAEMKGFLDQMFLDNRDLSSQVLQHIRANRSLHVLCTIPGFCWISGSSIAYFLKHSSDQSQETTVVPRTLSEIYSYYFKMALSGDWLEKPREALRIEQAVNTSKKLVGSLGRLAFYGLLRKKHVFYEQDMKAYGIDLSLLHSSLSTRLLLKEDMQASTAYYFSHLTIQEFLAALYYYTAAKRAIFDLFTESGVSWPKLGFLTHFRSAVQRALQAEDRQLDIFVRFLSGLLSPQVNRLLCGWLLLKDEHGGFRSQAISVLQGCLNADQAVSSRAVNAMRCLHEIQHTDIAQAVEEAMRSGSLAGMLTPTNCSALAYLLQVSDVCLEETNLSNCLTYNVCKSLLSQLLFCHNLRLDNNQFKDDVMELLGSVLSVKDCQIQRLSLAENQISNKGAKALARSLLVNRSLMVLDLRSNSIGPTGAKALADALKKNQILLSLNLQHNSIKEDGATFLAEALLTNHRLMTLHLQKNAIGAQGARKIAEALKQNCSLRELILSSNSVGDNGSIALAEALRVNHSLQSLDLRENSISKEGGPAIARALRSNSTLRKLDLAANLLYDEGGKAIALAIKENRALTSLHLQWNFIQAKAATALAQALQSNSSLASLDLQENAIGDEGMAALSAALKVNSTLADLHLQVASVGAAGAQALAEALMVNKSLQILDLRGNSLGLAGAKAMAQALRVNRSLRRLNLQENSLGMEGAICIATALKGNHGLTYVNLQGNCIGQSGAKMISDAIRTNVPDCVVDV; translated from the exons atggaTTTGGGTTCCAGGAGAAAACACCATTTCATGATTGTGTTCTTAAGTCTCCTTGGCTCCAATTTCAGtagctgctgccctgccctatCAGCTGCTAACAAAGCCTCCTGCCAGGACTTTGGGATGGTATCACTGCGAGGAGGGCTTGGGCAGGGCACTGAGGAGGGCTCTGGCTCACCCCTGCTACCCTCAGAGTCAGAGCCaattctgcactgctgcctttccctgtcACCCCTCACATTCCCAGGGCTGGTCCAGGACccacctgtccctctgtgctgtcccacagGGACCTGGATCCAGCGGTACCACAGGCAGCTGGCGAGGTCCATCTCCCCACAGTTCCTGGAGGACATCATCAGGCACCTGCGCAGGCTGGAGCTCCTGACGGCCGAGGAGGCTGCCCAGGTGCAGGCAGCGAGCCCCCTGCCCGAGCAGGTGAGGGCTGTGGTGGATGTCCTGGCTGGCAAGGGCAGCCACgcctcccagtccctgcagAGCTTCATCCAGACCTCCAACTCGCAGCTCTACCTCCACATCACTGTCTATG AACCCATGGTGCAGAAGCACCTGGAGAGCCTGCAGAGCTCGTGTGGGAATGGCCTGGAAACAGGAGCCCTGCAGCGCCTCACCAACCTGCTGCTGGTGGAAGGCCTGACCGACATCCAGCAGAAGGAGCACGACATCCTGCAGGTTGAAACCACCAAAGGCCTGCCAAACGTGTCCAAGAGCATCCCCCTGGAGAAGCTGTTCCTGCCTCTCTCCAAAGTCAGCATCCCCCCTCGGATCTCTGTCACCATCGGCGTGGCCGGGATTGGCAAGAGCACTCTGGTGAAGCTGTTTGTCTGCAGCTGGGCAAAGGGGGAGATCAACAGGGACATCATGTTTGTGCTGCCCCTCACCTTCCGGGAGCTCAACACCTACGAGAAGCTCTCTGCTGAGCGCCTCATCTGCTCGGCCTTCCCTCACATCCCCGAGCCCGGCTGCATCGCGGCCGGAGCCGCCCGGACCCTGCTCATCCTCGACGGCCTGGATGAGTTCAAGACCCCCTTGGATTTTTCCAATGCAGCGGTTTGCACCGATCCCAAAAAGGAGATCCAAGTGGACAACCTGATCACCAACATTATCAGGGGaaacctgctgcaggaggcCTCTGTGTGGGTCACGTCGCGGCCGGCGGCGGCCAGGCAGATTCCCAGCGGGCTGGTGGACCGCATGACGGAAATCCGAGGCTTTGGGGCTGCAGAGATGAAGGGCTTCTTGGACCAGATGTTCCTGGACAACAGAGATCTGTCCAGCCAGGTCCTGCAGCACATCAGGGCTAACAGGTCACTACACGTCCTGTGCACCATTCCTGGCTTTTGCTGGATTTCTGGCTCCTCAATTGCTTATTTCCTGAAACATAGCAGTGACCAATCCCAAGAAACAACCGTGGTCCCCAGGACCCTGTCAGAAATCTACtcctattattttaaaatggctCTGAGTGGTGACTGGCTGGAGAAGCCGAGAGAAGCCCTAAGGATTGAGCAGGCTGTGAACACCAGCAAGAAGCTGgtgggcagcctgggcaggctgGCCTTCTACGGGCTGCTCCGGAAGAAACACGTGTTCTACGAGCAGGACATGAAGGCCTATGGCATCgacctctccctgctgcacagcagcctCTCCACCCGCCTCCTGCTCAAGGAGGACATGCAGGCCTCCACTGCCTACTACTTCTCCCACCTGACCATCCAGGAGTTCCTGGCAGCTCTTTATTACTACACAGCGGCCAAGCGAGCCATCTTCGACCTCTTCACGGAGAGCGGCGTGTCCTGGCCCAAGCTGGGCTTCCTCACCCACTTCCGGAGCGCGGTTCAGCGGGCGCTGCAGGCCGAGGACCGGCAGCTGGACATCTTTGTCCGCTTCCTGTCGGGGCTGCTGTCCCCGCAGGTGAACAGGCTGCTGTGCgggtggctgctgctgaaggacGAGCACGGCGGGTTCAGGAGCCAGGCCATCAGcgtcctgcagggctgcctcaACGCCGACCAGGCCGTGTCCTCGCGCGCCGTCAACGCCATGCGCTGCCTGCACGAGATCCAGCACACCGACATCGCCCAGGCTGTGGAAGAGGCCATGAGGAGCGGGAGCTTGGCTGGGATGCTCACCCCCACCAACTGCTCCGCCCTGGCTTATCTCCTGCAGGTCTCTGACGTCTGCCTGGAGGAGACAAACCTCTCCAACTGCCTCACCTACAATGTCTGTAAGagcctgctctcccagctcctcttcTGCCATAACCTCAG GCTGGACAATAACCAGTTTAAGGATGAtgtgatggagctgctgggcagtgtgCTGAGTGTGAAGGATTGCCAGATCCAGAGGCTCAG CTTGGCAGAAAATCAGATCAGCAACAAGGGAGCCAAAGCTCTGGCCAGGTCTCTGCTGGTGAACAGGAGCTTGATGGTGCTGGA cctgcGGAGCAACTCCATCGGCCCCACCGGAGCAAAAGCCCTGGCTgatgcactgaaaaaaaaccaaatcctgcTCTCCCTGAA CCTCCAGCACAACTCCATCAAGGAGGACGGGGCCACCTTCCTGGCTGAGGCCCTGCTGACCAACCACAGGCTGATGACCCTACA CCTGCAGAAAAATGCCATCGGAGCCCAGGGCGCCCGGAAAATCGCAGAGGCGCTGaagcagaactgcagcctgAGGGAGCTGAT ACTCTCGAGCAACTCAGTGGGAGACAACGGCTCCATTGCCTTGGCAGAAGCTCTGAGGGTGAACCACAGCCTGCAAAGCCTTGA CCTCCGGGAGAACTCCATCAGCAAGGAGGGGGGCCCTGCCATCGCCCGTGCCCTGCGGAGCAACAGCACCCTCAGGAAGCTGGA CTTGGCGGCCAACCTGCTGTACGACGAGGGGGGCAAGGCCATCGCTTTGGCCATCAAGGAGAACCGGGCACTCACGTCCCTCCA CTTGCAGTGGAACTTCATCCAGGCcaaagcagccacagccctggcacaagcACTACAGTCCAACAGCAGCCTGGCCAGCCTCGA cctgcaggagaaCGCCATCGGAGACGAGGGCATGGCCGCCCTCTCTGCTGCACTGAAGGTCAACAGCACCCTGGCAGATCTTCA CCTGCAAGTGGCTTCAGTTGGCGCAGCCGGTGCCCAAGCCCTGGCAGAAGCCTTGATGGTCAACAAGAGCCTGCAGATCCTGGA CCTGCGGGGAAACTCCCTGGGCCTGGCAGGGGCCAAGGCCATGGCACAGGCGCTGAGGGTCAACCGCAGCCTCCGCCGGCTGAA cCTGCAGGAAAACTCCCTGGGCATGGAGGGAGCCATCTGCATCGCCACGGCCCTGAAGGGCAACCACGGCCTCACCTATGTCAA cctgcagggcaATTGCATCGGGCAGTCGGGAGCCAAGATGATCTCGGACGCCATCAGGACCAACGTGCCCGACTGCGTCGTGGATGTGTGA
- the NLRC3 gene encoding NLR family CARD domain-containing protein 3 isoform X1, translated as MDLGSRRKHHFMIVFLSLLGSNFSSCCPALSAANKASCQDFGMVSLRGGLGQGTEEGSGSPLLPSESEPILHCCLSLSPLTFPGLVQDPPVPLCCPTGTWIQRYHRQLARSISPQFLEDIIRHLRRLELLTAEEAAQVQAASPLPEQVRAVVDVLAGKGSHASQSLQSFIQTSNSQLYLHITVYEPMVQKHLESLQSSCGNGLETGALQRLTNLLLVEGLTDIQQKEHDILQVETTKGLPNVSKSIPLEKLFLPLSKVSIPPRISVTIGVAGIGKSTLVKLFVCSWAKGEINRDIMFVLPLTFRELNTYEKLSAERLICSAFPHIPEPGCIAAGAARTLLILDGLDEFKTPLDFSNAAVCTDPKKEIQVDNLITNIIRGNLLQEASVWVTSRPAAARQIPSGLVDRMTEIRGFGAAEMKGFLDQMFLDNRDLSSQVLQHIRANRSLHVLCTIPGFCWISGSSIAYFLKHSSDQSQETTVVPRTLSEIYSYYFKMALSGDWLEKPREALRIEQAVNTSKKLVGSLGRLAFYGLLRKKHVFYEQDMKAYGIDLSLLHSSLSTRLLLKEDMQASTAYYFSHLTIQEFLAALYYYTAAKRAIFDLFTESGVSWPKLGFLTHFRSAVQRALQAEDRQLDIFVRFLSGLLSPQVNRLLCGWLLLKDEHGGFRSQAISVLQGCLNADQAVSSRAVNAMRCLHEIQHTDIAQAVEEAMRSGSLAGMLTPTNCSALAYLLQVSDVCLEETNLSNCLTYNVCKSLLSQLLFCHNLRLDNNQFKDDVMELLGSVLSVKDCQIQRLSLAENQISNKGAKALARSLLVNRSLMVLDLRSNSIGPTGAKALADALKKNQILLSLNLQHNSIKEDGATFLAEALLTNHRLMTLHLQKNAIGAQGARKIAEALKQNCSLRELILSSNSVGDNGSIALAEALRVNHSLQSLDLQSNSISSAGVTALTAALCSNKGLLSLNLRENSISKEGGPAIARALRSNSTLRKLDLAANLLYDEGGKAIALAIKENRALTSLHLQWNFIQAKAATALAQALQSNSSLASLDLQENAIGDEGMAALSAALKVNSTLADLHLQVASVGAAGAQALAEALMVNKSLQILDLRGNSLGLAGAKAMAQALRVNRSLRRLNLQENSLGMEGAICIATALKGNHGLTYVNLQGNCIGQSGAKMISDAIRTNVPDCVVDV; from the exons atggaTTTGGGTTCCAGGAGAAAACACCATTTCATGATTGTGTTCTTAAGTCTCCTTGGCTCCAATTTCAGtagctgctgccctgccctatCAGCTGCTAACAAAGCCTCCTGCCAGGACTTTGGGATGGTATCACTGCGAGGAGGGCTTGGGCAGGGCACTGAGGAGGGCTCTGGCTCACCCCTGCTACCCTCAGAGTCAGAGCCaattctgcactgctgcctttccctgtcACCCCTCACATTCCCAGGGCTGGTCCAGGACccacctgtccctctgtgctgtcccacagGGACCTGGATCCAGCGGTACCACAGGCAGCTGGCGAGGTCCATCTCCCCACAGTTCCTGGAGGACATCATCAGGCACCTGCGCAGGCTGGAGCTCCTGACGGCCGAGGAGGCTGCCCAGGTGCAGGCAGCGAGCCCCCTGCCCGAGCAGGTGAGGGCTGTGGTGGATGTCCTGGCTGGCAAGGGCAGCCACgcctcccagtccctgcagAGCTTCATCCAGACCTCCAACTCGCAGCTCTACCTCCACATCACTGTCTATG AACCCATGGTGCAGAAGCACCTGGAGAGCCTGCAGAGCTCGTGTGGGAATGGCCTGGAAACAGGAGCCCTGCAGCGCCTCACCAACCTGCTGCTGGTGGAAGGCCTGACCGACATCCAGCAGAAGGAGCACGACATCCTGCAGGTTGAAACCACCAAAGGCCTGCCAAACGTGTCCAAGAGCATCCCCCTGGAGAAGCTGTTCCTGCCTCTCTCCAAAGTCAGCATCCCCCCTCGGATCTCTGTCACCATCGGCGTGGCCGGGATTGGCAAGAGCACTCTGGTGAAGCTGTTTGTCTGCAGCTGGGCAAAGGGGGAGATCAACAGGGACATCATGTTTGTGCTGCCCCTCACCTTCCGGGAGCTCAACACCTACGAGAAGCTCTCTGCTGAGCGCCTCATCTGCTCGGCCTTCCCTCACATCCCCGAGCCCGGCTGCATCGCGGCCGGAGCCGCCCGGACCCTGCTCATCCTCGACGGCCTGGATGAGTTCAAGACCCCCTTGGATTTTTCCAATGCAGCGGTTTGCACCGATCCCAAAAAGGAGATCCAAGTGGACAACCTGATCACCAACATTATCAGGGGaaacctgctgcaggaggcCTCTGTGTGGGTCACGTCGCGGCCGGCGGCGGCCAGGCAGATTCCCAGCGGGCTGGTGGACCGCATGACGGAAATCCGAGGCTTTGGGGCTGCAGAGATGAAGGGCTTCTTGGACCAGATGTTCCTGGACAACAGAGATCTGTCCAGCCAGGTCCTGCAGCACATCAGGGCTAACAGGTCACTACACGTCCTGTGCACCATTCCTGGCTTTTGCTGGATTTCTGGCTCCTCAATTGCTTATTTCCTGAAACATAGCAGTGACCAATCCCAAGAAACAACCGTGGTCCCCAGGACCCTGTCAGAAATCTACtcctattattttaaaatggctCTGAGTGGTGACTGGCTGGAGAAGCCGAGAGAAGCCCTAAGGATTGAGCAGGCTGTGAACACCAGCAAGAAGCTGgtgggcagcctgggcaggctgGCCTTCTACGGGCTGCTCCGGAAGAAACACGTGTTCTACGAGCAGGACATGAAGGCCTATGGCATCgacctctccctgctgcacagcagcctCTCCACCCGCCTCCTGCTCAAGGAGGACATGCAGGCCTCCACTGCCTACTACTTCTCCCACCTGACCATCCAGGAGTTCCTGGCAGCTCTTTATTACTACACAGCGGCCAAGCGAGCCATCTTCGACCTCTTCACGGAGAGCGGCGTGTCCTGGCCCAAGCTGGGCTTCCTCACCCACTTCCGGAGCGCGGTTCAGCGGGCGCTGCAGGCCGAGGACCGGCAGCTGGACATCTTTGTCCGCTTCCTGTCGGGGCTGCTGTCCCCGCAGGTGAACAGGCTGCTGTGCgggtggctgctgctgaaggacGAGCACGGCGGGTTCAGGAGCCAGGCCATCAGcgtcctgcagggctgcctcaACGCCGACCAGGCCGTGTCCTCGCGCGCCGTCAACGCCATGCGCTGCCTGCACGAGATCCAGCACACCGACATCGCCCAGGCTGTGGAAGAGGCCATGAGGAGCGGGAGCTTGGCTGGGATGCTCACCCCCACCAACTGCTCCGCCCTGGCTTATCTCCTGCAGGTCTCTGACGTCTGCCTGGAGGAGACAAACCTCTCCAACTGCCTCACCTACAATGTCTGTAAGagcctgctctcccagctcctcttcTGCCATAACCTCAG GCTGGACAATAACCAGTTTAAGGATGAtgtgatggagctgctgggcagtgtgCTGAGTGTGAAGGATTGCCAGATCCAGAGGCTCAG CTTGGCAGAAAATCAGATCAGCAACAAGGGAGCCAAAGCTCTGGCCAGGTCTCTGCTGGTGAACAGGAGCTTGATGGTGCTGGA cctgcGGAGCAACTCCATCGGCCCCACCGGAGCAAAAGCCCTGGCTgatgcactgaaaaaaaaccaaatcctgcTCTCCCTGAA CCTCCAGCACAACTCCATCAAGGAGGACGGGGCCACCTTCCTGGCTGAGGCCCTGCTGACCAACCACAGGCTGATGACCCTACA CCTGCAGAAAAATGCCATCGGAGCCCAGGGCGCCCGGAAAATCGCAGAGGCGCTGaagcagaactgcagcctgAGGGAGCTGAT ACTCTCGAGCAACTCAGTGGGAGACAACGGCTCCATTGCCTTGGCAGAAGCTCTGAGGGTGAACCACAGCCTGCAAAGCCTTGA TCTTCAGAGCAACTCCATCAGCAGTGCAGGGGTCACAGCACtaacagcagctctctgctccaaCAAGGGACTCCTCAGCCTCAA CCTCCGGGAGAACTCCATCAGCAAGGAGGGGGGCCCTGCCATCGCCCGTGCCCTGCGGAGCAACAGCACCCTCAGGAAGCTGGA CTTGGCGGCCAACCTGCTGTACGACGAGGGGGGCAAGGCCATCGCTTTGGCCATCAAGGAGAACCGGGCACTCACGTCCCTCCA CTTGCAGTGGAACTTCATCCAGGCcaaagcagccacagccctggcacaagcACTACAGTCCAACAGCAGCCTGGCCAGCCTCGA cctgcaggagaaCGCCATCGGAGACGAGGGCATGGCCGCCCTCTCTGCTGCACTGAAGGTCAACAGCACCCTGGCAGATCTTCA CCTGCAAGTGGCTTCAGTTGGCGCAGCCGGTGCCCAAGCCCTGGCAGAAGCCTTGATGGTCAACAAGAGCCTGCAGATCCTGGA CCTGCGGGGAAACTCCCTGGGCCTGGCAGGGGCCAAGGCCATGGCACAGGCGCTGAGGGTCAACCGCAGCCTCCGCCGGCTGAA cCTGCAGGAAAACTCCCTGGGCATGGAGGGAGCCATCTGCATCGCCACGGCCCTGAAGGGCAACCACGGCCTCACCTATGTCAA cctgcagggcaATTGCATCGGGCAGTCGGGAGCCAAGATGATCTCGGACGCCATCAGGACCAACGTGCCCGACTGCGTCGTGGATGTGTGA